Proteins from a genomic interval of Lycium ferocissimum isolate CSIRO_LF1 chromosome 2, AGI_CSIRO_Lferr_CH_V1, whole genome shotgun sequence:
- the LOC132039777 gene encoding rab escort protein 1 isoform X2 produces MADYDQEIGDLSKSVLKTKDGIDRLALYHSSVGRFPNAPGAMIYPIYGQGELPQAFCRRAAVKGCIYVLRMPVNCLLMDKASGSYKGVCLASEQELFSHKLILAPSFVVESPPPHSSPDALQNVCGDFGSRNITEKLARSICISKHSLKLDVANCLAFFPPRSLFPEQVTAVRALQLSSNVAVCPSGMYLTYLSAICDDDVQGKKLLNAAINVLFHIPVSGSSGNNDSAEDQSETRDAKPALLWSVLYTQELAKFQDVLDNIICTPTPDGSPYYHDLLGATEKIFQELYSGEEFFPKSTSPEEGAGQELED; encoded by the exons ATGGCAGATTATGATCAAGAGATTGGGGATTTGTCCAAAAGTGTTCTCAAGACAAAAGATGGTATCGATCGGTTGGCCCTTTATCACTCATCCGTTGGCAG GTTTCCTAATGCACCTGGTGCTATGATTTACCCCATTTATGGTCAAGGGGAACTTCCACAGGCCTTTTGTCGTCGTGCTGCAGTCAAAGGATGCATTTAT GTTCTTCGGATGCCTGTTAATTGTCTCCTTATGGACAAG GCTAGTGGGAGTTACAAGGGTGTTTGCTTGGCTTCTGAACAAGAATTGTTCAGCCATAAACTGATATTAGCTCCATCTTTTGTGGTTGAATCACCACCGCCTCATTCTTCTCCTGATGCTCTGCAAAATGTATGTGGTGATTTTGGCTCGCGAAATATAACTGAGAAGCTGGCTAGGAGTATATGCATCTCAAAGCACTCTTTGAAATTGGATGTAGCCAATTGTCTGGCATTTTTTCCTCCTCGAT CTCTCTTCCCTGAGCAGGTCACAGCAGTCCGTGCGCTTCAGTTGAGTAGCAATGTAGCTGTTTGTCCCTCTGGAAT GTATTTGACTTATCTTTCAGCTATATGTGATGACGATGTTCAGGGGAAGAAGCTACTAAATGCAGCCATCAATGTGCTATTTCACATTCCTGTTTCTGGAAGTTCTGGAAATAATGATTCTGCTGAGGACCAAAGTGAAACTAGGGATGCAAAACCTGCCTTACTTTGGAGTGTCTTGTATACTCAAGAGCTTGCTAAG TTTCAGGATGTACTAGATAACATCATTTGTACCCCTACGCCAGATGGGAGTCCATATTACCATGATCTTCTGGGTGCTACAGAAAAG ATATTTCAAGAGCTGTATTCTGGTGAAGAATTCTTTCCCAAGTCAACCTCACCGGAGGAGGGTGCTGGCCAAGAGCTCGAGGACTAG
- the LOC132039777 gene encoding rab escort protein 1 isoform X1, protein MDETTSYPPIEPSNFDLIVIGTGLPESILAAAASAAGKSVLHLDPNPNYGSHYASLTLNEFTSYIQSQSSQSPIPAISRPEIDSGYTRVGISTRPVYSSVEIKSYGSEPLEQSRKFNIDLSGPRVLLCADGMIDLILKSEVNQYMEFKGIDGSFMGDGEGNLENVPDSRSAIFKDRKLSFTEKNQLMRFFKMVQGHLGGGESERIPEQDLESSFVEFLSKMGLSKKLKSIILYAIAMADYDQEIGDLSKSVLKTKDGIDRLALYHSSVGRFPNAPGAMIYPIYGQGELPQAFCRRAAVKGCIYVLRMPVNCLLMDKASGSYKGVCLASEQELFSHKLILAPSFVVESPPPHSSPDALQNVCGDFGSRNITEKLARSICISKHSLKLDVANCLAFFPPRSLFPEQVTAVRALQLSSNVAVCPSGMYLTYLSAICDDDVQGKKLLNAAINVLFHIPVSGSSGNNDSAEDQSETRDAKPALLWSVLYTQELAKFQDVLDNIICTPTPDGSPYYHDLLGATEKIFQELYSGEEFFPKSTSPEEGAGQELED, encoded by the exons ATGGATGAAACTACGTCGTATCCTCCTATTGAACCATCCAATTTCGACCTTATAGTTATCGGCACCGGGTTACCGGAATCCATCCTCGCCGCCGCCGCCTCCGCCGCCGGAAAATCAGTCCTCCACTTAGACCCTAACCCTAATTACGGGTCCCACTACGCATCACTTACACTTAACGAATTCACTTCATACATCCAATCTCAATCATCGCAATCCCCAATTCCCGCAATTTCACGACCCGAAATTGATTCGGGTTATACCCGGGTCGGTATTTCGACCCGGCCGGTTTACTCGTCTGTTGAGATTAAATCTTACGGGTCGGAGCCATTGGAACAATCTAGGAAGTTTAACATTGATTTGAGTGGGCCTAGGGTTTTGTTATGTGCTGATGGTatgattgatttgattttgaagTCTGAAGTGAATCAGTATATGGAGTTTAAGGGTATTGATGGGAGTTTTATGGGTGATGGTGAGGGTAATTTGGAGAATGTACCTGATTCGCGTAGCGCGATATTTAAGGACAGGAAATTGAGTTTTACTGAGAAGAATCAGTTGATGAGATTCTTTAAGATGGTACAAGGGCATCTTGGTGGTGGGGAGAGTGAGAGGATACCGGAGCAGGATTTAGAGAGTTCGTTTGTGGAGTTTTTAAGCAAAATGGGGCTCTCGAAAAAGCTAAAATC GATTATTCTATATGCAATAGCAATGGCAGATTATGATCAAGAGATTGGGGATTTGTCCAAAAGTGTTCTCAAGACAAAAGATGGTATCGATCGGTTGGCCCTTTATCACTCATCCGTTGGCAG GTTTCCTAATGCACCTGGTGCTATGATTTACCCCATTTATGGTCAAGGGGAACTTCCACAGGCCTTTTGTCGTCGTGCTGCAGTCAAAGGATGCATTTAT GTTCTTCGGATGCCTGTTAATTGTCTCCTTATGGACAAG GCTAGTGGGAGTTACAAGGGTGTTTGCTTGGCTTCTGAACAAGAATTGTTCAGCCATAAACTGATATTAGCTCCATCTTTTGTGGTTGAATCACCACCGCCTCATTCTTCTCCTGATGCTCTGCAAAATGTATGTGGTGATTTTGGCTCGCGAAATATAACTGAGAAGCTGGCTAGGAGTATATGCATCTCAAAGCACTCTTTGAAATTGGATGTAGCCAATTGTCTGGCATTTTTTCCTCCTCGAT CTCTCTTCCCTGAGCAGGTCACAGCAGTCCGTGCGCTTCAGTTGAGTAGCAATGTAGCTGTTTGTCCCTCTGGAAT GTATTTGACTTATCTTTCAGCTATATGTGATGACGATGTTCAGGGGAAGAAGCTACTAAATGCAGCCATCAATGTGCTATTTCACATTCCTGTTTCTGGAAGTTCTGGAAATAATGATTCTGCTGAGGACCAAAGTGAAACTAGGGATGCAAAACCTGCCTTACTTTGGAGTGTCTTGTATACTCAAGAGCTTGCTAAG TTTCAGGATGTACTAGATAACATCATTTGTACCCCTACGCCAGATGGGAGTCCATATTACCATGATCTTCTGGGTGCTACAGAAAAG ATATTTCAAGAGCTGTATTCTGGTGAAGAATTCTTTCCCAAGTCAACCTCACCGGAGGAGGGTGCTGGCCAAGAGCTCGAGGACTAG